The segment aatacatttaagaaattcGCCACCTATTccactctgtttatccctaacggtgcaaacaactttagtATCTTTTGTTTCTtacttctcccctacatcttcggtctgagcgctccccttccctatcacctgcctatccaccctcacacactgtctacaacctTTCTCTAATCCTGAACTaatctcctctctcctagtctcttcaatgtGATTCCCagccccaaccattctagtttaaagtctctccagtagccttagcaaatctccccgccaggataggatattggacccccgaggattcaagtgcaatccgccctttttctacaggtcacaccggcacatccttcactgtgacaccattcaccgtgacactgacacaacactctctgtgacccgttcggtagcgtgacgctgtcTCATGGGTCACTATAAaggctaaacatccttcaccatctctctcagtatcacagattcgtcagtctaaggAAACCTGCCACCGAAActaccatgagttaaactcaacccttcaatccaGGCTTTCTGCGCTCAAGTCTAATCTATCCGTTTTTAAACAAAtacacagcgatctccgtcaccagttctgtaaatttttgaccagcagaagaggtgaggcatcaatcccctctttcacccgctcctaatcacagggcaggcatggagagagtatgcgtcactctgtgcttgacatcgggagtgtgtgaagagatggtatggaaggtgattcactcagtgtttgacccggtgagtgtgtgattggaatgcgtggaggaagtttcacaaTATCAATGTATCCAGGAAATTGTGAAGGGACGTTGAGGAgatggattcactctgtgtctgaccccgggggtgtgtgttgggacggtgtggagggagattcactctgtgtctgaccccaggagtgtgtgatgggacggtgtggagggagattcactctgtgtctgacccggggagtgtgtgatgggacggtgtggagggagattcactctgtgtctgacaccggaagtgtgggatgggacggtgtggagggagattcactctgtgtctgaccccgggatgggAAGAAGTCTCGTAGGTGCaaggtaaggggaaagatcaatgTGTGTGGGCGGAAtgcaggggaaggtgaagaaggaatgtaagggcaTCGCTCGATGGATAGCAGAAGGATGCGGAACATTCCCGTGGTCAGTCAGAGagtggagctccctccacaccgtcccatcacacactcccggtgtcagacaccgactgaatctccctccacaccgtcccatctcacactccccgggtcagacacagagtgaatctctctccacaccgccccatcacacactcccgggatcagacacagagtgaatctccctccacaccgtcccatcacacactcctggggtcagacactgagtgaatctccctccgcaccgtcgtATCACAGTCCCGCGTTcaggcatagagtgaatctccctccacatcgtcgcatcacagtcccgcggtcagacatagagtgcaattccctccacattgtcccatcacacactcccgtggtcagacacagagagaatcaccttccacaccgtcccatcacactctcccggggtcagacacagagtgaaactccctccacactgtccattcacacactcgcggggtcagacacagagtgaatttccctccacaccgtcccatcacacactcccggggtcagacacagagtgaatctccctccacaccgtcccatcacacactcccggggtcagacacagagtgaatctccctccacaccgtcccaccacacactcccgtggtcagagacagactgaatctcccttcacaccgtcccatcacacacttccggggtcagacactgagtgaagctccttccacacattcccatcacacactcccggggatagacgcacactgaatctccctccacaccgtcctatcatgcacacctgtggtcagacacagagtgaatctccctccacaccgtcccatcacacactccccgggtcagacacagagataatctccctccacaccgtcccatcacacacttccggggtcagacactgagtgaagctccttccacaacttcccatcgcacactcccgggtatagacacagagtgaatctccctccgcaccgtcccatcacagactcccgtggGCAGACACAGACTGATCTGCCACCGCCAGGCGGAGGCAGGAGTGAGCTAATAGGAAACTGATGGAGGAGGCATAGTGAACATGGGATAAGGGAAGGGAGCGGGaggtaattaccggaagttggacaATTCAAGGTAGCTTcatcctgtgtctgaccctggaaagtGTGAATGGCGAATGTGGATCTCGAGAGTGCTTGATGCGGCAGGTCGGATACTGAATTGCTACACTTTGCGTCTGACTCTGACTGTGGGAATTGATGATGCCGAGGGACAACTAGAATGAGTGACGCGACTGTGCGGAGTGAGTTTCGTTCTGCGTTCTATCCCAGAagggtgtgataggacggtgtggatggagtttcacatcgaccccgggaatgtttgaaaggacggtgtgaagggaaatttattttgtgtctgactccaggagtgtatgaggggacgctgtggaggcagcttcactctctgtctgcccccgggtgtgtgtgattggacggtgtggagagagtttaaCTTTTTCTGACCCCAGCTGATACAACGGGatttatggagggagattcacggtttGTTGTACCTGAGTTGCAGAGACAACGTGTCCCCAGGAATGGATCAAAAATGAAGACCGTTGTTATTTCATATCGACGTTTGGAACATCTTATGATGGAGCGAGGCAAAATTGTTCGGAACTTGATTCAAGGCTCCTCGAAATAAATTCAAATAAGGAAAAGGTATGTCTTACCGCGAGAAGAGATATCAATAATCTGAATACCACCACACACTCCAGATGTGAGactcagagtgaatttccctacaCACATTCCCACCAAACACTCCAGGTgtgagacacagaatgaagctccttccacaccgtcccagcacacactccctgagtcagacacagagggaatctccctccacactgtcccttcacacactcccggggtcagacacagagggagtcttcctccacaccgtcccatctacactctcccgtggtcagacacagagtgaatctccctccacaccgtcccatcacacactcccggggtcagacacagagtgaatctccctccacaccgtcccaccacacacttccGGAGTCAGACAAACAGTGAAACTCGCACCATCGTCCCAAGCTCAGACACTGTGTGATTCCCTCTCTGTACCGTCCCTTCACATGGATATGCATTGTTAGAGTCTGGTTCTAAACATTAACTGAAGGGATTTAATTTCACAGAAGTTTGTTTCCAGCGCTGTCCAACGATACGTaacatactggattggaaaatgcacggACAGGTGAGGTTTGGACTGTTGCAGCTCTGTGGTGTgcgagtgggtcagtgggatcagtttggagaaagACAGtgttgtggagagagtgggacagtgggattagtttgaagaCTGAAATGGGGTCGTGGGGAAAAAATCgggcagtgggatttgtttgatttctgacacagatctgtgcggagagagtgagtcagtgagatcagtttggagaaagacagggttgtggggagagtgagacaatgggattagtttgttcACTGACACAGGGTTGGCGGGAGAAAGTGGTGCAGCGGGATTAATTTGGGAGCTGATTCGGGATTGTAGGGGAGAGCGGTGTAATGGGATTCGTACGGCGATGGACCCGGCgctgaggggagagcacggtatCATAGGATAAGTTAAGAGGCTGACAAGGGGCTGTGGCGAGTGCTCAGATTAGTGGGATGAGTTTGGCGAAGGTCTCCGTTTGTCTGCTGgatctgttttgtctctgttgaaattgtcTAACCCTCTTTAACAGGAATGTGGCATCTGATCTTGTGTACGAGTTAAACTATGAAACGCCCACCTGCAGTAAGTGCGGATCGAGTTACCGTTACAGTTGCAAAAGTAAATTCAGATTCATCTGCGAGAAGACGGCATATTTATAcccggatattcctgaagagGTCCGAGGTCTCTGTCAACTGCCTTTCGGGACGACTTCAAACAAGTGACTTCACCCCACTTCTCCCCATTCAATCTACACCCTCACTCCCCCATCCTTTCATCCCCTCCCACCCTATCTTCCCCACCTTTCTAACCCAGTCTCCTCCTCTACTCGCATCTCCATTCTCCCCcctactctccctctccccacctagaCCGCTCTTCTCCCCTCCCTGCCCCAAACTCCCCCGCTCCCCCATTTACTCCTCCTTTCTACTCACTCCTCTTTTCACTCTGCCCTTCTTCTCATAAACTCATTCCGCTTCTCCCCATTTATCTCTGTCTCTTACCCCAGTCCCTGCCTCTCCTCTCTCCGTTGTCAccacccactctcacctcaatgCTGTGCATACTAGCTCTCGATGCCCCAGCCAAGGGGAAAAAAGGGCTgtgtattcaccctatctgtgcctcccCTGGCTTCATACCCAcgctccaaggaacaaagtcccATCCTTCTCGTCTCTTCTCCATAACTCAGACCCTCGAGACCCGGCaatatcctcgtaaatctccctcCGCACTCCTTCCATCTCAGTGGCGTCTTTCCTACAggagggcgaccagaactgaacaccgccCTCCAAGCTGGGCCTCACCGACCTTTCCTGCAACTACAACGTGACTCAATGCGgtgcaaagatgtaaaattaacGTAAATCGGGGAAgttaataaatactgcaaaaataaGTGATTACCCAGGGAGTGTTTAAGTATTCAGGGAGAGTTCCCaaactgatggcggaggggaagcagctgcttgtaaattgttgagttttcaggctcctgtacccccttcccgATGGTACCGATGAGCACAGGGCATTTACCGGCTGGATGGGGTCC is part of the Hemitrygon akajei unplaced genomic scaffold, sHemAka1.3 Scf000046, whole genome shotgun sequence genome and harbors:
- the LOC140720752 gene encoding C-type lectin domain family 4 member A-like — its product is MDDSETYMNVKFTKTRSSSRDHQTSTNTKLNIRKVEPLINIQTGPHKQEPNENFRNRPDRRICIFCLITSILFTIVVGLSIHVSQIRQSLKRMHSDLRHQFTEMETKYRSVNETKAQICAFLISRRETTCPQEWIKNEDRCYFISTFGTSYDGARQNCSELDSRLLEINSNKEKKFVSSAVQRYVTYWIGKCTDRNVASDLVYELNYETPTCSKCGSSYRYSCKSKFRFICEKTAYLYPDIPEEVRGLCQLPFGTTSNK